In Fluviicola taffensis DSM 16823, the following are encoded in one genomic region:
- a CDS encoding PorP/SprF family type IX secretion system membrane protein: MNKRFILLALIVLGFNQLHAQQEAAYTHYMYNTLVINPAYAGSRDALTFTALGRFQWVGFKGAPTTQTFTVHTPIAKKNIGLGLSFTNDKIGPTNNTSVDVDFAYRLKLSSKARLCFGINGGFNSFSANVNSLTLADPTDAAFMENRRGKMLPSLGAGIYFQLPNFYLGASAPSILENNLFATGSNNSMSISKERRHYYIIAGAIFTISPSVKFKPTVLGKIVQNAPFQLDVTGTFILRDLIDLGVMYRTGDGVGALLGVHISKQLLFGYSFDWSTGVRTGKFNGGSHEVMLRYDLLFNNDGKIKSPRYF; this comes from the coding sequence ATGAATAAGAGATTTATATTACTAGCATTGATTGTTTTAGGTTTTAATCAATTACATGCACAACAGGAAGCAGCATATACACATTACATGTATAACACATTAGTCATAAATCCTGCCTACGCAGGAAGTAGAGATGCGCTAACTTTCACAGCATTGGGGAGATTCCAATGGGTTGGTTTTAAAGGAGCTCCAACTACACAAACATTTACTGTTCATACACCAATTGCCAAAAAAAATATTGGTCTTGGTTTGAGTTTTACAAATGATAAAATTGGACCTACAAACAATACTTCGGTGGATGTAGATTTTGCATACAGGTTGAAATTATCCAGCAAAGCAAGGTTGTGTTTTGGGATCAATGGTGGATTTAATAGCTTTTCAGCGAATGTGAATTCTTTGACCTTGGCAGATCCGACGGATGCGGCATTTATGGAAAATAGGAGAGGAAAAATGCTTCCAAGTCTTGGGGCAGGAATTTACTTTCAACTACCTAATTTTTATTTAGGAGCTTCGGCTCCTTCCATTCTGGAGAATAATCTTTTTGCAACTGGGAGTAACAATTCAATGTCTATTTCTAAAGAGAGAAGACATTACTACATCATCGCAGGTGCTATTTTCACGATTTCTCCTTCTGTAAAATTTAAGCCTACAGTGCTTGGTAAGATTGTGCAAAACGCTCCTTTCCAATTGGATGTAACGGGAACGTTTATCTTAAGAGATTTGATAGATCTTGGAGTCATGTATCGCACTGGAGATGGAGTAGGAGCATTATTGGGTGTCCATATTTCAAAACAACTCTTATTTGGTTATTCGTTTGACTGGTCAACTGGTGTGCGAACTGGAAAATTCAATGGAGGAAGTCATGAAGTAATGCTTCGATATGATTTACTCTTTAATAATGATGGAAAAATTAAATCACCTAGATATTTCTAA